The Syntrophorhabdaceae bacterium nucleotide sequence CATCAGAAAGTGAAGGTCACCGTCCTTGATGTTGACGTCGGAAGAAAGAGGATCTCCCTTTCCATGAAGGACAGCGCTTTACCTGTTGATAAAAAACATTAATGAGAAAATTGAGTCTCTGCTTGTAAACACTTTTGTTGATTAGGGCACGTAAGGGGGCTTAATCGCCTGACGCCTTACGCCTGACGAGATCCTTCTTAACCTTTCACCATGCTCATCCTATGGTAGAAAATCCGGGGTAACTACTTGACCGTAGGACATTAACAGGATACAATCTGTTGTTGTGGATATCTCTGAGATCCTGACAAAGTACCGTGAACAGGTCATTGAGGAATGGATTGACCGTCTTTTAAAGGTAAGCCCACGCTACGGCAAGCGGTCACGGGATGAGCTTTATATTACCGTGGCAGGAGCATATGACGCGAGCTACGCGGTCCTTGTCAATAATGATTTTTCAAGGATAGACTGTCATATCCACTGGATCACCCAGATCCGCCTTCGGGGTGATTTTTCACTCTCCGAGGTACAGAACGCCTATGAGCTTTACAGGACCACCATCTTCCCTGTCTTCGTAAAGGAGCTGAAAGGAGATGAACTTCGCCGCGCCATGGAGAAGCTGAACGGATGTCTCTTTTATACCATTACAAAATTCAGCGACTTCTTCCAGTCTCTCCATGAAAAACAGATAAGGAACCACGCAGAGAACCTCGAACAGGAGGTGGCGGAAAGGACAAAAGAGCTTGGGGAGTCAGAGGCGAAATATCGTGTCCTTATCGAGGAGATCAACGATGGCTATTTCGTGAACCAGGACGAGAACATTATTTTCGCGAATCAGGCCTTCTGCGACCTCCACGGGTACACCCTCCAGGAGATCATCGGGAAACCTTATACAGAGCTTGTGGCGCCAAAGTACCTGCCTGCGGTGAAAAGGTTCTACGAACAGAGAATGACAGGGGAGGATACAAGGGACCTTTATATGTATTACCGGCGCCACAAGAATGGCAGCAATCTCCCGACAGAGAATAAGGTAAAACGTATCCTCTACCAGGGCAGATATGCAGCAGCAGGGATCTGCCGTGATATTACGGAACGGATGGAGACCGAACGAAGGATCCGGGAATCCGAGCGCCTTGCCCACATCGGAAAGCTTACCACGTCTCTTGCGCATGAGATCAGAAACCCCCTGTCATCGGTAAAAATGAACAGCCAGATAATCCTGAAGAATACGGAATTCAACGGAAATGACAAGAGACGGATGGAGATTATCTTTAATGAAACAT carries:
- a CDS encoding PAS domain S-box protein, with the translated sequence MDISEILTKYREQVIEEWIDRLLKVSPRYGKRSRDELYITVAGAYDASYAVLVNNDFSRIDCHIHWITQIRLRGDFSLSEVQNAYELYRTTIFPVFVKELKGDELRRAMEKLNGCLFYTITKFSDFFQSLHEKQIRNHAENLEQEVAERTKELGESEAKYRVLIEEINDGYFVNQDENIIFANQAFCDLHGYTLQEIIGKPYTELVAPKYLPAVKRFYEQRMTGEDTRDLYMYYRRHKNGSNLPTENKVKRILYQGRYAAAGICRDITERMETERRIRESERLAHIGKLTTSLAHEIRNPLSSVKMNSQIILKNTEFNGNDKRRMEIIFNETSRLERILDEMLNFAKPIRLNFEPVSIHNVIDSCLEIVDVKMKEKGILVKKRYGKKIPGILLDHDRIEQAVINVLLNSVEALQDGGEITIITRHEAKGKGTIQIEIFDNGPGISPDDLPYIFDPFFSNKKKGTGLGLSNVKKIIEAHGGTVHTASRKPQGIHVFLTIPARKTV